The following proteins are co-located in the Desulfoscipio sp. XC116 genome:
- a CDS encoding HAD hydrolase-like protein, with protein sequence MIKHVIFDFDGTIADSRYAAINLLNQLADKYRFRKIKEEEFENLRSLSLLERCKAINVPVYMIPVIYVELKNKYQQTMPQLRLYSGINKVIRALKEKGLKLSIISSNSIDIISEFCQENDINISDIYTSRHYMGKGWTINAFLKKHNLVGKDIVYIGDEYRDIIACRKNNVKIIAVAWGYDSIELLTTGKPNFIAETPGELLNIITYKI encoded by the coding sequence ATGATAAAACATGTTATTTTTGACTTTGATGGAACAATAGCAGACTCCAGATATGCAGCTATTAATTTATTAAATCAATTAGCAGATAAATATAGATTCCGAAAAATAAAAGAGGAAGAGTTCGAAAACTTACGTTCGCTATCACTTTTGGAGAGATGCAAAGCTATTAACGTGCCTGTTTATATGATACCTGTGATTTATGTCGAGCTGAAAAATAAATATCAACAAACTATGCCTCAATTGCGCTTATATAGTGGCATCAACAAAGTTATTCGGGCATTAAAAGAAAAAGGATTAAAACTTAGTATTATTTCTTCCAACTCAATAGATATTATCAGTGAATTTTGCCAAGAAAATGATATTAATATTTCTGATATTTATACGTCAAGGCATTATATGGGGAAGGGATGGACAATCAATGCTTTTTTAAAAAAACATAATCTTGTTGGAAAAGATATCGTTTACATCGGAGATGAATACAGGGATATTATTGCTTGTAGGAAAAACAATGTCAAAATTATTGCTGTTGCGTGGGGTTATGACTCCATAGAATTGCTAACGACCGGTAAGCCTAATTTTATAGCTGAAACTCCCGGGGAACTTCTAAACATTATTACTTATAAAATCTAA
- a CDS encoding isoprenyl transferase → MENHNADFKQAAIQQKEQNLLEVIDSDKLPRHIAIIMDGNGRWALKQGFPRSQGHRAGMDALNDIVDVCCDLKIEVLTVYGFSTENWRRPQGEIDYLMSLTIEYLNRKLEELCAKKIRVNPIGNLEEFPKPVRDILAKSAKQSRDNKKLIFNLALNYGGRIEITDAVRSIARAVEAGSLQASQIDIQTVSEHLYTAGQPEPDLLIRTGGDFRISNFLLWQLAYSEIWVTDLMWPDFRRQHLLKALVDYQRRERRFGGLADIFCRSINKDTSPDLCIREPR, encoded by the coding sequence ATGGAAAATCACAATGCTGACTTTAAACAGGCTGCTATTCAACAAAAAGAGCAAAACTTATTGGAGGTTATTGATAGCGATAAACTGCCCAGGCATATTGCCATTATCATGGACGGCAACGGCAGGTGGGCTCTTAAGCAGGGATTTCCCCGCTCCCAAGGCCACCGTGCGGGAATGGATGCTCTTAATGACATAGTAGATGTATGCTGTGATTTGAAAATCGAAGTGCTGACAGTCTACGGCTTCTCCACAGAGAACTGGAGAAGGCCCCAGGGTGAAATAGATTATCTGATGAGTTTGACAATTGAATACTTAAATAGGAAACTCGAGGAATTGTGTGCAAAAAAGATAAGAGTCAACCCCATTGGCAATTTAGAAGAGTTTCCGAAGCCGGTCCGGGATATCCTGGCTAAATCTGCCAAGCAAAGCCGGGATAATAAGAAGCTAATCTTTAACTTGGCTCTGAACTACGGAGGACGTATAGAAATAACCGACGCAGTCCGCTCCATCGCCAGGGCTGTTGAGGCGGGTTCTTTGCAAGCCAGTCAGATTGATATCCAAACAGTGTCTGAGCATCTGTATACTGCCGGTCAACCAGAGCCGGATTTATTAATCCGAACCGGCGGTGATTTCAGAATCAGCAATTTCTTGCTATGGCAATTGGCTTACAGCGAAATCTGGGTTACAGACCTAATGTGGCCGGACTTCCGGCGGCAGCATTTATTGAAAGCTTTAGTTGACTACCAGCGACGGGAGCGCCGCTTCGGAGGTTTAGCGGATATATTTTGCCGCAGCATTAACAAGGACACAAGTCCGGACTTATGCATCAGGGAGCCCCGGTAA